TAGAAGTCGCAGCTTCAGAAATAGGGGTTTCTAAGAACGCATTAATTGCAACTGTCCTTAATGATGCTATTAAAAAGAAATTTAAGTCTAAACAACCAGCATAGGTGATTACACCAACCATAATTACCTGAAAGGAGAAAACAAATGTCAATATCATCTAGGGTTGTCCCATTAACATCACCACATATAAATAGGTCAAGAGGTGATGGGAAAATGGAAAAATTCGGTCCTTGGTTCAAAGTACTACGTGAGTCAAAAAAGATGACGGTTGATGAACTATCTAACATCTCAGATGTAAGCATTGATTACATTACAGAGATGGAGGAAGAAGAAAGATTCCTGATTGAACCAGAAGCATTTAGAAAGTTAGCCAGCGCTTTAGAAATGGACTTTGTAGACCTCATATCCAAAGCA
This is a stretch of genomic DNA from Brevibacillus laterosporus DSM 25. It encodes these proteins:
- a CDS encoding toxin-antitoxin system HicB family antitoxin yields the protein MSPKKKTLSLRITFELDKQLEVAASEIGVSKNALIATVLNDAIKKKFKSKQPA